One genomic segment of Culturomica massiliensis includes these proteins:
- a CDS encoding DUF368 domain-containing protein, whose product MGAADVVPGVSGGTIAFITGIYEELINSIKSIDWTAIKLLFSLKINAFWRKINGSFLFSVLCGIGISIFSLARLMTYLLKYHPIEIWSFFFGLIIASSFLVAKEIRKWDIFTVISLIAGGIAAYTITVLSPASTPQTWWFIMLSGAIAICAMILPGISGAFILLLMGQYAYIMAAVSSLNLGIISVFAIGAIIGIISFSHILSWLLKNYHSLTVAMLTGFMVGSLNKVWPWKITLETYVDQHGVRQALTEQNVLPRSIEGDPLVAQAIIMCLAGFFLIWGVEKIGKKMSRKN is encoded by the coding sequence ATGGGGGCGGCAGATGTCGTTCCCGGAGTGTCCGGAGGAACCATCGCATTCATTACCGGTATTTACGAAGAACTGATCAACTCAATCAAAAGCATCGATTGGACAGCCATAAAACTGTTGTTCAGTCTGAAAATCAATGCTTTTTGGCGAAAAATAAACGGCAGTTTTTTATTCTCTGTACTCTGTGGCATTGGTATTTCTATTTTCTCTCTGGCCCGTCTGATGACCTATTTGCTAAAGTACCACCCCATTGAAATCTGGTCTTTCTTTTTCGGTTTGATTATCGCCTCCTCTTTTTTGGTTGCAAAGGAAATCCGGAAATGGGATATCTTTACGGTAATATCCCTGATCGCCGGAGGAATTGCTGCATATACGATCACAGTACTTAGCCCGGCATCCACACCACAAACCTGGTGGTTTATCATGCTCTCCGGCGCAATTGCCATATGTGCTATGATTTTACCCGGAATTTCAGGTGCTTTTATACTGTTGCTGATGGGGCAATATGCCTACATCATGGCAGCCGTCAGTAGCCTGAATCTCGGCATTATATCTGTATTTGCCATTGGAGCCATTATCGGTATTATTTCGTTCTCTCATATTTTATCCTGGTTACTGAAAAACTACCACAGCTTGACTGTTGCGATGCTTACCGGATTTATGGTCGGCTCGCTGAACAAAGTGTGGCCCTGGAAAATCACCTTGGAGACCTATGTCGACCAACACGGCGTAAGACAAGCTCTGACAGAACAAAATGTACTGCCCCGAAGCATAGAAGGTGATCCGTTGGTAGCACAAGCGATAATAATGTGTCTGGCCGGATTCTTTTTAATCTGGGGCGTTGAGAAAATCGGGAAAAAAATGAGCCGGAAAAACTAA
- a CDS encoding shikimate dehydrogenase family protein — MYLYGLVGFPLGHSFSQKYFTEKFEKEKIKAFYRNFELENIAALNDIILQNPELQGFNVTIPHKQTILPYIDELNGAAREIGAVNCVKIVREDNCIRLTGYNTDTEGFRLSLSDFIPPTVTRALILGNGGAAQAVRYTLKKLGISSLTVSRNPQGENEIGYADVHRYLPTHFLIVNTTPLGTWPDTATCPSIPYEQLTPAHYLFDLVYNPDITLFMQQGLQAGAHVRNGLGMLIGQAEAAWKIWNNR, encoded by the coding sequence ATGTATCTTTACGGTCTGGTCGGTTTCCCTCTGGGACATTCTTTCTCTCAAAAATATTTCACAGAGAAATTCGAAAAAGAAAAAATAAAAGCTTTTTATCGGAATTTCGAACTGGAAAATATCGCTGCGCTGAACGACATCATTCTTCAAAACCCGGAATTGCAAGGCTTCAATGTCACCATCCCCCACAAACAAACCATCCTCCCATACATAGACGAACTGAATGGGGCTGCCCGGGAAATCGGAGCCGTCAATTGCGTGAAAATCGTACGGGAGGACAACTGTATCCGCTTAACCGGTTACAATACTGATACGGAAGGATTCCGCTTATCTCTGTCTGATTTTATCCCGCCAACAGTTACCCGGGCTTTAATACTCGGCAATGGCGGAGCTGCCCAAGCCGTCCGCTACACATTAAAAAAGCTGGGCATATCTTCTTTAACCGTATCCCGCAACCCACAGGGAGAAAATGAGATCGGATATGCAGACGTACACCGGTATTTACCGACACATTTTCTGATTGTAAATACAACTCCGCTCGGCACCTGGCCCGACACAGCGACCTGTCCTTCCATCCCCTATGAGCAATTGACACCTGCCCATTATCTGTTCGACCTGGTTTATAATCCGGATATTACCCTTTTCATGCAACAGGGACTCCAGGCTGGAGCTCATGTCCGCAACGGACTCGGCATGTTGATCGGACAAGCCGAAGCCGCCTGGAAAATTTGGAACAATCGATAA
- a CDS encoding IS4 family transposase, whose translation MSTIFNQKIDLIQLLRQIPDEHILKIATKSKVDHYAKVLNGRLMFYLLLSGILRTDKLSQRGLADSFSSPLFRTLFNFKGKPTISHSSISDRLSTMNTDFFRECYETIYHIFSSLYSTKEIENLCLQRVDSTLVSEACNHLKQGMPCGNLYGKKKMMKYTINFDGMFASFATTHSGDSEASESHVLPENVLSHFQKIKDHSSVYILDRGQNSAEAFRTMKSQDGLLFVGRLTDKRKMLVVEDLKKGNDVFTDGDLLEDKLVKLYKREEKLNKEGRKVVTTRLVDETFRVVRFKPQGKGEILLITNCLELTAQTITQIYRRRWDIEVFFRFIKQELNFSHFLSMNENGIQIVMYMTLITAMLVMIYKRENNIGYTTAVRRMGIELENLIMAIIVIESGGDLNKTQLRPPV comes from the coding sequence ATGTCAACCATCTTTAATCAGAAAATTGATTTGATTCAGCTATTGCGTCAGATTCCTGATGAACATATCCTAAAAATAGCCACTAAAAGTAAAGTTGATCATTATGCCAAAGTATTGAATGGCCGTTTGATGTTTTATTTGCTTTTATCAGGAATCCTTCGTACAGATAAATTGAGCCAGCGTGGTCTGGCTGATTCCTTTTCCTCTCCTCTTTTTCGTACTTTATTTAATTTTAAAGGTAAACCAACGATATCCCATAGTTCCATATCCGATCGTCTGTCCACCATGAATACTGATTTCTTCCGGGAGTGCTACGAAACGATCTATCATATTTTCAGTTCTTTATACAGTACGAAAGAGATCGAAAACTTATGTCTTCAGCGTGTGGACAGTACTCTTGTAAGTGAAGCCTGCAATCACCTCAAACAGGGAATGCCGTGCGGCAATCTTTACGGGAAAAAGAAAATGATGAAATATACCATCAATTTTGACGGAATGTTTGCTTCTTTTGCAACGACTCATTCGGGTGATAGTGAAGCCAGCGAATCCCATGTACTTCCTGAGAATGTGCTCAGCCATTTTCAAAAGATAAAGGATCACTCTTCTGTTTATATCCTTGACCGCGGTCAGAATTCTGCCGAAGCATTCAGGACAATGAAAAGTCAGGATGGACTCCTTTTTGTAGGCAGACTGACCGATAAACGGAAAATGCTGGTGGTGGAGGACCTGAAAAAGGGAAATGATGTTTTCACAGACGGAGACCTTCTTGAAGACAAATTGGTTAAACTTTATAAACGGGAAGAAAAACTCAATAAAGAAGGAAGAAAAGTAGTAACAACCAGACTCGTTGATGAAACTTTCCGGGTAGTGCGTTTTAAACCTCAGGGTAAAGGCGAAATTTTACTCATAACTAACTGTCTGGAACTTACAGCTCAGACTATTACTCAGATATACCGTCGACGGTGGGATATTGAAGTCTTTTTTCGTTTTATCAAACAGGAACTGAATTTCAGCCATTTTCTCTCCATGAATGAAAACGGAATACAGATTGTGATGTATATGACCCTGATTACGGCTATGCTGGTGATGATTTATAAACGGGAAAATAATATCGGATATACCACGGCTGTCAGAAGAATGGGCATTGAACTCGAAAATCTGATTATGGCCATTATCGTTATTGAAAGCGGGGGAGATCTGAATAAAACGCAACTCAGACCTCCTGTCTGA
- a CDS encoding thiamine pyrophosphate-dependent enzyme, whose translation MQRQLLLGVEAIAQGAIDSGISGVYAYPGTPSTEITEYIQTSKEAIARNIHRAWAANEKTAMESALGMSYAGKRALVCMKHVGMNVAADCFMNAAVTGANGGLLIIAADDPSMHSSQNEQDSRAYGKFALIPTLEPSNQQEAYEMTRYGFALSETVGSPVLLRITTRLAHSRAGVTPSDGLPENHLHLPENKRQFVLLPAIARKRYKLLLEKQADFVRASEQSPFNQYLDGEDKSLGIIACGIAYNYLMENFNGKCKYPVVKISQYPLPRKMIKRLLRECKQILVLEEGYPIVEEMLKGYPGLENIMGRLDGTLPRDGELNPDLVAKALCFPTTEGAPVPEIVTPRPPALCTGCSHRDVYKALNEVISTYGEGRVFSDIGCYTLGALPPFESINSCVDMGASITMAKGACDAGLFPTVAVIGDSTFTHSGMTGLLDAVNEKTPITVIISDNESISMTGGQESSALGRIESICKGIGVEPEHIRVLLPVPKNHEELCKIIREELEYKGVSVIIPRRVCIQKAARDSKKK comes from the coding sequence ATGCAAAGACAGCTACTATTAGGTGTTGAAGCTATTGCCCAAGGTGCAATAGACAGCGGGATATCGGGCGTTTATGCTTACCCCGGCACCCCTTCGACTGAAATTACCGAATATATTCAAACTTCCAAAGAAGCCATTGCCCGTAACATCCACAGAGCTTGGGCTGCAAATGAAAAAACGGCCATGGAATCGGCATTAGGAATGTCGTATGCCGGAAAACGTGCCTTGGTATGCATGAAACACGTAGGGATGAATGTGGCAGCCGATTGTTTTATGAATGCAGCTGTCACAGGGGCAAACGGCGGTCTGCTTATAATAGCAGCAGACGACCCATCGATGCACTCTTCCCAAAACGAACAGGATTCACGGGCATACGGAAAATTTGCCTTAATACCGACCCTGGAACCCTCCAATCAGCAGGAAGCCTATGAAATGACCCGCTACGGCTTTGCTCTCTCGGAAACCGTCGGCAGTCCGGTATTGCTGCGTATTACAACGCGCTTAGCACACTCCCGGGCCGGTGTTACGCCATCTGACGGGCTTCCGGAAAACCATTTGCATCTCCCGGAAAACAAACGCCAATTTGTATTATTACCGGCCATTGCAAGAAAAAGATACAAGCTGTTATTGGAAAAACAAGCCGATTTTGTCAGAGCTTCCGAGCAATCACCATTCAACCAATACCTGGACGGTGAAGATAAATCACTGGGGATTATTGCCTGCGGTATCGCATACAACTACCTGATGGAAAATTTCAACGGTAAATGCAAATACCCTGTTGTTAAAATCAGTCAATATCCGCTACCCCGCAAAATGATCAAACGTCTGCTCCGGGAATGCAAGCAGATATTGGTGTTGGAAGAAGGTTATCCGATAGTCGAGGAAATGCTGAAAGGCTATCCCGGCCTGGAAAATATTATGGGCCGTCTGGACGGAACCCTTCCCCGCGACGGAGAACTGAATCCCGATTTAGTAGCGAAAGCACTTTGCTTCCCGACAACCGAAGGTGCTCCGGTACCGGAAATTGTAACGCCACGCCCTCCGGCCCTCTGTACCGGATGCAGCCACCGGGATGTCTATAAAGCATTGAACGAAGTCATCTCCACATACGGAGAAGGACGTGTATTTTCAGACATCGGTTGCTATACTCTGGGAGCACTCCCTCCCTTCGAATCCATCAACAGTTGCGTAGATATGGGCGCTTCCATTACGATGGCAAAAGGTGCTTGCGATGCGGGACTGTTTCCGACGGTAGCCGTCATCGGCGACTCCACGTTCACTCATTCGGGCATGACCGGCTTATTGGATGCCGTCAATGAAAAAACACCGATTACAGTCATCATCTCCGATAACGAATCGATTTCAATGACCGGCGGACAGGAATCTTCCGCTTTAGGCAGAATAGAGTCGATCTGTAAAGGCATCGGAGTCGAACCCGAGCATATCCGCGTTCTTCTTCCAGTTCCTAAAAACCACGAAGAGTTGTGTAAAATTATCCGTGAGGAACTGGAATACAAAGGTGTATCGGTAATTATTCCCCGCAGGGTTTGCATACAGAAAGCTGCAAGAGACAGTAAAAAGAAATAA
- a CDS encoding indolepyruvate oxidoreductase subunit beta, giving the protein MKTDIILAGVGGQGILSIAAALGSAALTNNLYMKQAETHGMSQRGGDVQSFMRISDQPIFSDLIAKGTADIILSVEPMEALRYLPYLRRGGYVVTNSTPFINIPNYPDTGLLMETLKALPHQVIIDADTLAKESAGNVRAGNFVMLGAASPFIEIPFEYLEEGIRAIFARKGEDIVEMNLKALRAGREFAQNYR; this is encoded by the coding sequence ATGAAAACAGACATTATATTAGCAGGAGTCGGTGGGCAAGGCATCTTGTCCATCGCCGCAGCCTTAGGATCGGCAGCCCTGACAAACAATCTATATATGAAGCAAGCCGAAACCCACGGCATGAGCCAGCGGGGAGGAGATGTACAATCCTTTATGCGCATTTCAGACCAACCCATTTTTTCCGATCTGATTGCTAAAGGAACCGCTGACATCATCCTATCGGTAGAACCCATGGAAGCTCTTCGCTATCTTCCCTATTTGCGCCGGGGAGGATATGTGGTAACGAATTCCACTCCCTTCATCAATATTCCGAACTACCCGGATACCGGGTTATTGATGGAGACGTTGAAGGCATTACCTCATCAGGTCATTATCGATGCCGATACCCTTGCAAAAGAATCAGCCGGGAATGTCCGGGCCGGCAATTTTGTCATGTTAGGCGCCGCCTCTCCTTTTATCGAAATTCCGTTTGAATACCTCGAAGAAGGCATTCGCGCCATTTTTGCACGTAAAGGTGAAGATATCGTCGAAATGAATTTAAAAGCCTTGCGGGCCGGAAGGGAATTTGCCCAAAACTACCGGTAA
- a CDS encoding electron transfer flavoprotein subunit beta/FixA family protein, translating into MKGLKIVVLAKQVPDTRNVGKDAMKADGTVNRAALPAIFNPEDLNALEQALRLKDKIEGTTVHILTMGPGRAAEIIREAMFRGADGGFLLSDRAFAGSDTLATSYALACALQNLKTDLLICGRQAIDGDTAQVGPQVAEKLGIPQVTYAEEILECNDQKITIKRRLERGIEVVECPMPCVVTVNGSAAPCRPRNARYVMKYKYARATQEMQDADEDYINLLHERPYLKITEWSVNDIKCESQELGLSGSPTKVKNIESVVFQAKEAKVLEPSDEAIDAMMKELITNHTIG; encoded by the coding sequence ATGAAAGGACTGAAAATTGTTGTTCTTGCGAAGCAGGTTCCCGACACGAGAAATGTGGGAAAAGATGCAATGAAAGCCGACGGAACTGTAAACAGGGCAGCTTTACCTGCTATTTTTAACCCTGAAGACCTGAACGCTCTGGAGCAGGCATTAAGATTAAAAGATAAAATTGAAGGGACAACCGTACACATTTTAACGATGGGTCCGGGCCGGGCCGCTGAAATTATCCGGGAAGCCATGTTCCGCGGAGCAGACGGAGGCTTTTTGTTGTCCGACCGGGCTTTTGCCGGTTCGGATACTTTGGCAACCTCCTATGCGCTGGCTTGCGCCTTACAAAATTTAAAAACCGATTTACTGATTTGCGGCCGTCAGGCTATCGACGGCGATACCGCACAGGTAGGTCCCCAGGTAGCAGAAAAATTAGGAATTCCGCAAGTTACCTATGCAGAAGAAATTCTTGAATGTAATGATCAGAAAATAACGATCAAACGCCGTCTCGAAAGAGGCATTGAAGTCGTTGAGTGTCCTATGCCCTGTGTCGTTACAGTCAATGGCTCGGCTGCCCCTTGCCGTCCCCGTAATGCACGTTACGTCATGAAATACAAATATGCCCGTGCCACACAGGAAATGCAGGACGCGGATGAAGACTATATCAATTTACTGCACGAGCGTCCTTATCTGAAAATTACCGAATGGAGTGTAAACGACATCAAATGCGAATCCCAGGAACTGGGCTTAAGTGGTTCTCCCACAAAAGTAAAAAACATCGAGAGTGTCGTATTCCAGGCTAAAGAAGCCAAAGTATTGGAACCCAGCGACGAAGCCATCGATGCTATGATGAAAGAATTAATTACAAACCACACCATTGGCTAA